One Epidermidibacterium keratini DNA segment encodes these proteins:
- the dusB gene encoding tRNA dihydrouridine synthase DusB, producing the protein MATLTHAQPLQFGALPVDPPVVLAPMAGITTSAYRRVCRQYGAGLYVSEMITSRALVERTPLTMQMLRFHESETPRSVQLYAVDPAVVGEAVRILVDEDRAEHIDLNMGCPVPKVTRKGGGAALPWRRNLFRAIIGSAVQAAAGRVPVTVKMRKGIDPEHETYLEAGRIAQEEGITAVALHGRTAAQMYGGTADWSAIAALVAELDVPVLGNGDIWEANDALAMTEQTGCAGVVVGRGCLGRPWLFADLANAFAGRPDRLRPKLSEVAGTMREHAAYLAEDMGEQRGARDFRKHVSWYLKGFRVGSELRQQLGLIGDLADLDRSLNELLEQTGEQDYPESIIGLARGRSTGTRKVTLPEGWLEDRDTCAVPFGAEIDVSGG; encoded by the coding sequence ATGGCTACGCTGACCCACGCTCAGCCCCTGCAGTTCGGCGCCCTGCCGGTCGATCCGCCCGTCGTACTCGCCCCGATGGCCGGCATCACCACGAGCGCCTACCGGCGGGTGTGCCGGCAGTACGGCGCGGGGCTCTACGTCTCGGAGATGATCACCTCACGCGCGCTCGTCGAACGCACGCCGCTGACGATGCAGATGCTGCGCTTCCACGAGTCCGAGACGCCGCGGTCGGTGCAGCTGTATGCCGTCGACCCCGCCGTCGTCGGTGAAGCGGTGCGGATCCTCGTCGACGAAGACCGCGCCGAGCACATCGACCTCAACATGGGCTGCCCGGTGCCGAAGGTGACCCGCAAGGGCGGCGGAGCCGCGCTGCCGTGGCGACGCAACCTGTTTCGCGCGATCATCGGCTCGGCCGTCCAGGCGGCCGCCGGACGTGTCCCGGTCACGGTCAAGATGCGCAAGGGCATCGACCCCGAGCACGAGACCTATCTTGAGGCTGGCCGGATCGCCCAAGAGGAGGGGATCACCGCCGTCGCGCTGCACGGGCGCACCGCCGCTCAGATGTACGGCGGCACCGCCGACTGGAGCGCCATCGCCGCGCTCGTCGCCGAGCTGGACGTGCCGGTGCTCGGCAACGGCGACATCTGGGAGGCCAACGACGCGCTCGCGATGACCGAGCAGACCGGCTGCGCCGGCGTCGTTGTCGGTCGCGGCTGCCTCGGCCGGCCGTGGCTGTTTGCCGACCTCGCCAACGCCTTCGCCGGACGGCCGGATCGCCTGCGCCCCAAGCTATCTGAGGTCGCAGGCACCATGCGGGAGCATGCGGCGTACCTCGCCGAAGACATGGGTGAGCAGCGCGGCGCCCGCGACTTCCGCAAGCATGTCTCGTGGTACCTCAAGGGCTTCCGCGTCGGCTCGGAGCTGCGCCAGCAGCTCGGGCTGATCGGCGACCTCGCCGACCTCGACCGCAGCCTGAACGAGCTGCTCGAGCAGACGGGGGAGCAGGACTACCCGGAGTCCATCATCGGGCTCGCGCGCGGGCGCAGCACCGGCACCCGCAAGGTCACGCTGCCCGAAGGCTGGCTGGAGGACCGTGACACCTGCGCCGTGCCGTTCGGCGCTGAGATCGACGTCTCGGGCGGCTAG
- a CDS encoding glycine--tRNA ligase: MASANTSDKSSSIDAVVSLAKRRGFVFPSGEIYGGTRSAWDYGPLGVELKENVKREWWRSMVIERDDIVGLDSSLILPRETWVASGHVGEFTDPLTECQHCHKRFRVDHMQEAVAEKAAKKGKEINPDDIPLSDLVCPNCGTRGQWTAPREFNMMLKTYLGVIEDESGLHYLRPETAQGIFINFANVMGAARKKPPFGIAQQGKSFRNEITPGNFIFRTREFEQMEMEFFVKPGTDEEWHEKWISWRKQWYVDLGIAEDNLRLYEHPKEKLSHYSKRTVDVEYRFGFTGSEWGELEGVANRTDFDLSTHTKHSGVDLSYFDQETGERWVPYVIEPAAGVGRSMMAFLLDAYRVDEAPNAKGKLEQRTVLSLHPRLAPVKAAVLPLSRNTDLSPKARGVADMLRKHWNVEFDDAGAIGRRYRRQDEIGTPFCITVDFDSLEDDAVTVRDRDSMQQERVGIDALAGYLLPKLTP; this comes from the coding sequence GTGGCGTCCGCCAACACATCCGACAAGTCCTCCTCGATCGACGCGGTCGTCAGCCTGGCGAAGCGGCGCGGTTTCGTCTTCCCGTCGGGGGAGATCTACGGAGGCACCCGGTCGGCATGGGACTACGGACCGCTCGGCGTCGAGCTGAAGGAAAACGTCAAGCGCGAGTGGTGGCGCTCAATGGTGATCGAACGCGACGACATCGTCGGGCTCGACTCCTCGCTCATCCTGCCGCGCGAGACGTGGGTGGCTTCTGGGCACGTCGGTGAGTTCACCGACCCGCTGACCGAGTGCCAGCACTGCCACAAGCGGTTCCGCGTCGATCACATGCAGGAGGCGGTCGCGGAGAAGGCGGCCAAGAAGGGCAAGGAGATCAACCCCGACGACATCCCGTTGTCGGATCTGGTCTGCCCTAACTGCGGCACCCGCGGGCAGTGGACAGCGCCGCGCGAGTTCAACATGATGCTCAAGACCTACCTGGGTGTCATCGAGGACGAGTCCGGACTGCACTACCTGCGCCCGGAGACCGCGCAGGGCATCTTCATCAACTTCGCCAACGTGATGGGCGCGGCCCGCAAGAAGCCGCCGTTTGGCATCGCCCAGCAGGGCAAGTCGTTCCGCAACGAGATCACTCCCGGCAACTTCATCTTCCGCACCCGCGAGTTCGAGCAGATGGAGATGGAGTTCTTCGTCAAGCCCGGCACCGACGAGGAGTGGCACGAGAAGTGGATCTCCTGGCGCAAGCAGTGGTACGTCGATCTCGGCATCGCCGAAGACAACCTGCGCCTGTACGAGCACCCCAAGGAGAAGCTCTCGCACTACTCCAAGCGCACCGTCGACGTCGAATACCGCTTCGGCTTCACCGGCTCAGAATGGGGCGAGCTCGAAGGCGTCGCCAACCGCACCGACTTCGACCTCTCCACGCACACCAAGCACTCCGGCGTCGATTTGTCCTACTTCGACCAGGAGACCGGCGAGCGCTGGGTGCCCTACGTCATCGAGCCCGCGGCCGGCGTCGGCCGCTCGATGATGGCCTTCCTGCTCGATGCCTACCGCGTCGACGAGGCGCCCAACGCCAAGGGCAAGCTTGAGCAGCGCACCGTCCTGTCGCTGCATCCGCGCCTGGCTCCGGTCAAGGCCGCCGTACTTCCGCTGTCGCGCAACACCGACCTCTCGCCGAAGGCGCGCGGGGTCGCCGACATGCTGCGCAAGCACTGGAACGTCGAGTTCGACGATGCTGGTGCCATCGGCCGTCGCTACCGCCGCCAGGACGAGATCGGTACGCCGTTCTGCATCACCGTCGACTTCGACTCGCTCGAGGACGACGCGGTCACCGTGCGCGATCGCGACTCGATGCAGCAGGAGCGGGTCGGCATCGACGCGCTGGCCGGCTACCTACTGCCGAAGCTGACGCCATGA
- a CDS encoding Rv0361 family membrane protein, which yields MTQPPNGQFPGGQYPDNQGWGKQGQGQSGYGQSGYGQQGYGQSGYGQQPQYGGQQQYGQSGYDQSGYGQQYGAQQPQYGQPGYDQSGYGQQYGAQQGWGTTPQKSGSGKLIAIIVGALVLVGAIALVLFLTLGGDRNAKDTAEGFMAALKDQDVSAITDYTCPALDAGVYDEEFVTDAQYAVTDYTVLTVTEDGDNATADISVTVAGEQFDTTLTLEKNDDGDFEVCGFDEPSTAGSSGG from the coding sequence ATGACTCAACCTCCGAACGGCCAGTTCCCCGGTGGGCAGTACCCCGACAACCAGGGCTGGGGCAAGCAGGGCCAGGGCCAGTCCGGCTATGGGCAGTCCGGTTATGGCCAGCAGGGATATGGGCAGTCCGGCTACGGCCAGCAGCCACAGTACGGCGGGCAGCAGCAGTACGGGCAGTCTGGCTATGACCAGTCCGGCTATGGCCAGCAGTACGGCGCCCAGCAGCCACAGTACGGCCAGCCCGGATATGACCAGTCCGGCTACGGCCAGCAGTACGGCGCCCAGCAGGGGTGGGGTACGACGCCGCAGAAGAGCGGCTCGGGCAAGCTCATCGCGATCATCGTGGGCGCCCTCGTACTCGTCGGCGCAATCGCGCTGGTGCTGTTCCTCACCCTCGGCGGCGATCGCAACGCAAAGGACACCGCCGAAGGCTTCATGGCGGCCTTAAAAGACCAGGATGTCTCGGCGATCACGGACTACACCTGCCCGGCGCTCGATGCAGGGGTGTACGACGAGGAGTTTGTTACCGACGCGCAGTACGCCGTCACCGATTACACCGTCCTCACCGTCACCGAGGACGGAGACAACGCGACAGCCGACATCTCCGTCACGGTTGCCGGTGAGCAGTTCGACACGACGCTCACCCTAGAGAAGAACGACGACGGGGACTTCGAGGTGTGCGGGTTCGACGAGCCTTCGACGGCCGGCAGCTCGGGCGGCTGA
- a CDS encoding Rv0361 family membrane protein has protein sequence MNQSPRPGTLRPPDAGFAAPVGPRSRGPLWTSLGVIVALAVVVLVVMLARTDSGGAGDSDGPGPREVVVAFMAAAETGNAEEAKKYVCEKLQPEITDDGPMPSEMSYEVGTETIDGDSAKVPVELTIYYESKVTETMIFVLTRAEGTWKICDYAIE, from the coding sequence ATGAACCAGTCGCCGCGCCCAGGCACCCTCCGGCCGCCGGACGCGGGATTCGCGGCACCAGTCGGGCCGCGAAGCCGCGGACCGCTGTGGACCTCCCTCGGAGTGATCGTGGCGCTCGCTGTCGTAGTGCTGGTCGTGATGCTCGCGCGTACCGATTCTGGCGGCGCGGGTGACAGTGATGGTCCCGGCCCGCGCGAGGTCGTTGTCGCGTTCATGGCGGCCGCCGAGACCGGCAATGCGGAGGAGGCGAAGAAATATGTCTGCGAGAAGCTGCAGCCGGAGATCACCGACGATGGGCCGATGCCGTCGGAGATGTCCTACGAGGTCGGCACCGAGACGATCGACGGCGACTCCGCGAAGGTACCGGTCGAGCTCACCATTTACTACGAATCGAAGGTCACCGAGACGATGATCTTCGTGCTGACCAGGGCAGAGGGTACGTGGAAGATCTGCGACTATGCCATCGAGTAG
- a CDS encoding antibiotic biosynthesis monooxygenase family protein, whose amino-acid sequence MLVVVRFEPPEDLDDFIERAERALAAFAACRGHQRGWLARSTDEPETWLVCTLWDNVGAYRRALSAYDVKLHANPLMYTARDEVSAFETVLESGPDGVRALGTDRAPDATSTAIGDFGPRGPGNPGPQGSRRS is encoded by the coding sequence ATGCTGGTAGTGGTCCGTTTTGAGCCGCCCGAGGACCTCGACGACTTCATCGAGAGGGCCGAGCGGGCGCTCGCGGCGTTCGCCGCCTGCCGTGGCCATCAGCGCGGCTGGCTGGCCCGCAGCACCGACGAGCCGGAGACCTGGCTGGTGTGCACTCTCTGGGACAACGTCGGCGCCTATCGCCGCGCACTGTCGGCGTACGACGTCAAGCTGCACGCCAACCCGCTGATGTACACCGCCCGCGATGAGGTCAGTGCCTTCGAGACGGTCCTGGAATCTGGGCCCGACGGGGTGCGCGCGCTCGGTACCGATCGTGCCCCCGACGCGACAAGCACGGCGATCGGCGACTTCGGTCCTCGGGGTCCGGGGAACCCCGGACCGCAAGGCTCGCGTCGGTCCTAA
- a CDS encoding metal ABC transporter ATP-binding protein yields the protein MPASHHDPTPIVVQTDDLHVHIGGQAVLCGVSLQVHRGDVLAVIGPNGSGKSTLIKAMVGLYRPSSGTVRLIDPDTGRRLPRGRLGYVPQRVAVGGSLPATVREIVASGLPTGIFSRAVRHSQAAIADALQTVGLSELADRPVTALSGGQQQRTLIARALVRDPELLVMDEPLAGVDLSQQEAFAGIIERLRTDGRTVVLVLHEFGPLAPVITRVVALADGRVEYDAGPERAPEHCDDHPVPSTPFGMALPSAPHDHVHPHDDAAPTDVPWTSSDVRIEGPTRR from the coding sequence GTGCCTGCCTCCCACCATGACCCCACCCCGATCGTCGTGCAAACGGACGATCTTCACGTGCACATCGGCGGGCAGGCGGTGCTGTGCGGGGTCAGCCTGCAGGTCCACCGCGGCGACGTACTCGCCGTCATCGGGCCCAACGGATCGGGCAAGTCCACCCTCATCAAGGCGATGGTCGGGCTCTATCGCCCGTCGTCGGGCACGGTGCGGCTGATCGATCCGGACACCGGCCGGCGGCTCCCCCGCGGGCGGCTGGGCTACGTGCCCCAGCGCGTCGCGGTCGGCGGTTCGCTGCCGGCCACGGTCCGCGAGATCGTCGCCTCCGGCCTGCCCACCGGAATCTTCTCGCGCGCCGTGCGCCACTCGCAGGCCGCCATCGCCGACGCGCTGCAGACCGTCGGGCTGTCCGAGCTGGCCGACCGGCCCGTCACCGCGCTGTCCGGCGGACAGCAGCAGCGCACGCTGATCGCCCGTGCCCTCGTGCGAGATCCCGAGCTGCTGGTGATGGACGAGCCGCTGGCCGGGGTCGATCTAAGCCAGCAGGAGGCGTTCGCCGGCATCATCGAGCGGCTGCGCACGGACGGCCGGACAGTCGTGCTGGTGCTCCACGAGTTCGGCCCGCTCGCCCCGGTCATCACCCGCGTGGTCGCTCTCGCAGACGGTCGCGTCGAGTATGACGCCGGCCCCGAACGCGCACCTGAGCACTGCGACGACCACCCGGTGCCGAGTACGCCGTTTGGCATGGCCCTCCCCTCTGCCCCGCACGATCACGTGCATCCCCATGACGACGCGGCGCCGACCGACGTGCCGTGGACCTCCTCGGACGTCCGCATTGAGGGGCCGACGCGGCGATGA
- a CDS encoding metal ABC transporter permease, whose translation MNLSAQLSGLAASLDLFNLPTFMQRALIAAVLVGMCAPAVGVYLVQRRMSLLGDGIGHIAFAGVGAGILFGTSPVLTAVLVSAGGAVIAELVRSRAKTSGDIALAILFYGGIATGTLLISINDSGMNQIPAFLFGQIYTVRGDELVMMAVLAAVVLAITVGLRKVLFSVSSDEDFARVSGVPVDWLNVLLAITAAMTITIAMRVVGLLLISAMMVLPVAATSQIARSFFGTIFGAITLGVVLSMSGVVLSWPLDVGAGALIVVLAIGVFFVAALLGRLRSRT comes from the coding sequence ATGAACCTCAGTGCCCAGCTGAGCGGGCTTGCCGCCTCGCTCGACCTGTTCAACCTGCCCACCTTCATGCAGCGCGCGCTGATCGCCGCCGTACTCGTCGGCATGTGCGCGCCCGCGGTCGGGGTCTACCTCGTGCAACGACGCATGTCGCTGCTCGGCGACGGCATCGGACACATCGCGTTTGCTGGCGTCGGGGCCGGCATCTTGTTCGGTACGTCGCCGGTGCTAACCGCCGTGCTCGTGTCGGCCGGCGGCGCGGTCATCGCCGAGCTCGTCCGCTCGCGGGCGAAGACCAGTGGCGATATCGCTCTGGCGATCCTCTTCTACGGCGGCATCGCGACGGGCACGCTGTTGATCTCGATCAACGACTCCGGGATGAACCAGATCCCCGCGTTCTTGTTCGGACAGATCTACACAGTGCGCGGCGACGAGCTGGTGATGATGGCCGTGCTCGCGGCCGTCGTACTCGCCATCACCGTCGGGCTGCGCAAGGTGCTCTTCAGCGTCAGCAGCGACGAGGACTTCGCCCGGGTCAGCGGCGTACCCGTCGACTGGCTCAACGTGCTCCTCGCGATCACCGCCGCGATGACGATCACCATCGCGATGCGCGTGGTGGGTCTGCTGCTGATCAGCGCGATGATGGTGCTGCCAGTCGCGGCCACGTCGCAGATCGCGCGCTCGTTCTTCGGCACGATCTTCGGGGCGATCACGCTCGGCGTCGTGCTGTCAATGAGCGGGGTCGTGCTGTCGTGGCCGCTGGACGTCGGAGCTGGCGCGCTCATCGTCGTACTCGCGATCGGCGTATTCTTCGTGGCGGCGCTGCTGGGTCGACTGCGAAGTCGCACCTGA
- a CDS encoding ArsR/SmtB family transcription factor, protein MDSAPTDHVTHDVVPELHSSRGDSAAFVAAGELLKALAAPIRAHLVSLLDEHGPLCVHELVESLNVAQPLVSQHLRILRAAGVVVGDRHGREVRYRLADEHIAHIVADAVLHSQEDRR, encoded by the coding sequence GTGGATTCCGCGCCGACCGATCACGTCACGCACGACGTCGTGCCCGAGCTGCACAGCTCGCGTGGTGACTCGGCGGCGTTCGTTGCCGCCGGCGAGCTGCTCAAGGCGCTCGCCGCGCCGATCCGCGCCCACCTCGTCTCGCTGCTGGACGAGCACGGGCCGCTGTGCGTGCACGAGCTTGTCGAGTCGCTGAACGTCGCGCAGCCGCTGGTCTCACAGCACCTGCGGATCCTGCGCGCCGCAGGGGTTGTCGTCGGTGACCGCCATGGGCGAGAGGTGCGCTACCGGCTGGCCGACGAGCACATCGCGCACATCGTCGCCGACGCCGTCCTGCACAGCCAGGAAGACCGCCGCTAA